In Cottoperca gobio chromosome 1, fCotGob3.1, whole genome shotgun sequence, a genomic segment contains:
- the LOC115014834 gene encoding LOW QUALITY PROTEIN: E3 ubiquitin-protein ligase TRIM21-like (The sequence of the model RefSeq protein was modified relative to this genomic sequence to represent the inferred CDS: deleted 1 base in 1 codon), which translates to MAAANYLQSEDQFLCSICLDVFTDPVSTPCGHNFCKNCINAHWNTNDQCLCPMCKKVFNTRPELHVNTFISEMVVQFRESEQQKTSSSRSEKQVDKPGEVPCDVCTGTKVKALKSCLVCLTSYCETHLEPHLTASGLKRHQLIDPVENLEDRMCTKHDKPLELFCKTDQTCVCMLCTVLDHKMHDVVPLKEGYEGKKAELGKTEVNVQQMIQKRRLKIQEIKHSVDLSNKDADREVAEGVQVFTALKESVERGLEELINTIKEKQKTTEKQAEAFIKELEQEIYELMKRRTEVEHLSQSEDQLHLLQSFQSLNIHHQPPTKDWTKVRVPPPSYEGTVVRAVAQLEETLSQEMKKLLEAELKRVQKYAVDVTLDADTAYPYLILSDDEKQVSHGDVKKNLPDNPKRFSDCACVLGKQSFSSGRFYFEVQVKGKTYWSLGVATESIHRKEPVTLDPEFGYWTIWLRDINVYEALDDSSVLLSLKSQPQKVGVFVDYQEGLVSFYDVDAAALIYSFTGCSFTEKLFPFFYLGLNDGGTNSAPLIISSVRVD; encoded by the exons ATGGCTGCTGCAAACTATCTGCAATCTGAAGACCAGTTCCTgtgctccatctgtctggatgtgtTCACTGATCCAGTCAGTACACCATGTGGACACAACTTCTGCAAAAACTGTATCAATGCACACTGGAATACTAATGACCAGTGTCTGTGTCCGATGTGTAAAAAGGTTTTCAACACAAGACCTGAGCTCCATGTCAACACTTTCATCTCTGAGATGGTTGTTCAGTTCAGAGAGTCAGAGCAACagaaaaccagcagcagcaggtcagagaaaCAAGTTGATAAACCAGGAGAAGTTCCCTGTGACGTCTGCACTGGAACCAAAGTGAAGGCTCTGAAGTCCTGTCTGGTGTGTCTGACCTCCTACTGTGAGACTCACCTGGAGCCTCATCTCACAGCGTCA GGCCTGAAAAGACATCAGCTGATCGACCCTGTGGAGAATCTGGAAGACAGGATGTGTACGAAGCACGATAAACCTCTGGAGCTGTTCTGTAAGACCGACCAgacatgtgtctgcatgctctgCACTGTTTTAGACCACAAGATGCATGATGTTGTTCCTCTGAAAGAAGGATATGAAGGAAAGAAGGCCGAGCTGGGGAAGACAGAGGTTAATGTTCAGCAGATGATCCAGAAGAGACGACTGAAGATTCAGGAGATCAAACACTCTGTCGACCTCAGTAACaaagatgcagacagagaggtggcAGAAGGTGTTCAGGTCTTCACTGCTCTTAAGGAGTCTGTTGAGAGAGGACTGGAGGAGCTCATCAACACGATCaaggagaagcagaaaacaacagaaaaacaggcCGAAGCTTTCATCAAAGAGCTGGAACAGGAAATCTATGAGCTGATGAAGAGAAGGACTGAGGTGGAACACCTCTCACAGTCTGAAGACCAACTCCATCTTCTCCAGAGTTTCCAGTCCCTAAACATCCATCACCAACCACCCACCAAGGACTGGACAAAGGTCAGGGTCCCCCCACCATCATATGAGGGGACTGTGGTGAGAGCTGTggctcagctggaggagacacTCAGTCAAGAGATGAAGAAGCTGCTTGAAGCTGAGCTGAAGAGGGTCCAGAAGTATGCAGTGGATGTGACTCTTGATGCTGATACAGCATATCCTTATTTAATTCTGTCTGATGATGAGAAACAAGTGAGTCATGGTGATGTGAAGAAGAATCTCCCAGACAACCCAAAGAGGTTTTCTGACTGTGCTTGTGTTTTAGGAAAGCAGAGTTTCTCTTCTGGTAGATTTTACTTTGAGGTTCAAGTCAAAGGGAAGACTTACTGGAGCTTAGGAGTGGCCACAGAGTCGATCCACAGGAAGGAACCTGTCACACTGGACCCTGAGTTTGGTTACTGGACTATATGGTTGAGAGATATAAATGTGTACGAAGCTCTTGATGACTCTtcagtccttctctctctgaagtctcaGCCTCAGAAGGTGGGGGTGTTTGTGGATTATCAGGAGGGTCTGGTCTCCTTTTATGACGTAGATGCTGCAGCTCTCATCTACTCCTTTACTGGCTGCTCCTTCACTGAGAAACTCTTCCCATTCTTCTACCTGGGTCTGAATGATGGTGGTACAAACTCTGCACCTTTAATCATCTCTTCTGTCAGAGTCGACTAA